A stretch of Vigna angularis cultivar LongXiaoDou No.4 chromosome 4, ASM1680809v1, whole genome shotgun sequence DNA encodes these proteins:
- the LOC108330177 gene encoding uncharacterized protein LOC108330177, whose product MAAGKFLGFMLTSRGIEANPDKCETVLKMQSPTTLKEIQRLSGRLTTLSQFIPRLVERVRPVLRKMKKGLVVKWDAECEQAFQDVKAILMNLPVMNRPTLGEDLQIFMGVSDSTISAVLTQEWPEPKLVYFISRTLQDAESRYQQVEKVALAFLNASRRLRPYFQSHQVEVNEEWNLYVDGASGRTISGSSIVLEGPNEFLLEHSLIFKFKVSNNQAEYEVLVAGQELARDMGARRVVCRTDSQLVVGQMNGEFQVKEEQLLRYFYKATTLAKLFDRINIRHIPRENNTRVDILSKLSSSKEKEQLTTIIHQVLLQPSVECMSVADVEERDWRSEIRRLMTKQDAGQPVKPTDARKIARYLLVGDDLYSRGFSTPFLKCLGKEEACYVMDEVHNGICGFHTGRRTLKARILRARYYWPTMEEDTKIFVQKCLGCQAHANNTHLPPNTLHTITSPWSFAQWGMDIVGPFPVQKVCWKLICRFGLPRTIITDNGRQFIDRKLAEFYTSLGIKHVTSSVEHPQTNNQVESMNKTIVTELKKRLGEKKGTWVDELPEVLWAYRCTPHRTTGESPFNLTYGTDAMLLVELGEPSLRRQVNNLQLNEGELRVELDSLEELRDRATLRAEACKRMVERKYNSKVRPRNFQEGDLVWRKTGEARRTATHGQHAAKWEGPFRVTEALGNGAYRLLQADGRPIPNTWNATHLKSYFS is encoded by the exons ATGGCGGCTGGAAAATTCCTTGGGTTCATGCTCACCTCTCGGGGCATCGAGGCCAACCCCGATAAGTGCGAGACTGTGTTAAAGATGCAAAGCCCCACCACCCTTAAGGAGATCCAACGACTGTCAGGCCGACTCACAACGTTGTCGCAGTTTATCCCAAGGCTAGTTGAAAGGGTTCGTCCGGTCTTACGGAAAATGAAGAAAGGACTTGTCGTCAAATGGGATGCCGAGTGCGAACAAGCGTTTCAGGACGTTAAAGCCATCCTGATGAACCTGCCTGTAATGAACCGTCCTACGCTAGGCGAAGACTTGCAGATCTTTATGGGCGTATCAGATTCGACGATCAGCGCGGTATTGACGCAAGAGTGGCCCGAGCCCAAGCTCGTATACTTCATCAGCCGAACACTTCAGGACGCTGAGTCCCGATATCAACAAGTGGAGAAGGTTGCTTTGGCTTTTCTGAACGCATCCCGTAGGCTCCGGCCGTACTTTCAAAGCCACCAAGTG GAAGTCAACGAAGAATGGAATCTTTACGTCGACGGAGCGTCCGGGAGAACAATAAGCGGATCTAGCATAGTCCTTGAAGGCCCGAACGAATTTTTGTTGGAACATTCCTTGATATTCAAGTTCAAGGTATCCAACAACCAGGCGGAATATGAAGTCTTGGTAGCCGGCCAGGAACTAGCAAGAGACATGGGAGCCCGGAGGGTGGTGTGCCGGACGGACTCCCAGCTGGTGGTGGGACAAATGAATGGGGAGTTTCAAGTGAAAGAGGAGCAATTGCTCCGGTACTTCTATAAAGCGACAACCCTGGCCAAGTTGTTTGACAGAATCAACATTCGACACATCCCTCGTGAAAACAACACCCGAGTGGACATTTTGTCGAAACTGAGCTCAAGCAAGGAGAAAGAGCAACTAACGACAATTATACACCAAGTATTGCTGCAACCGTCGGTTGAGTGCATGTCGGTGGCAGATGTCGAGGAAAGGGATTGGCGGTCGGAGATCCGAAGGCTGATGACCAAGCAGGACGCCGGACAGCCCGTTAAACCGACAGATGCGAGGAAAATTGCTCGCTACCTATTAGTGGGGGACGACCTATACAGTAGAGGATTCTCCACCCCCTTCCTCAAATGCTTGGGGAAAGAGGAAGCATGCTATGTGATGGACGAAGTCCACAACGGAATCTGTGGTTTCCACACCGGGCGTCGGACCTTGAAGGCCCGGATATTAAGAGCAAGATATTACTGGCCGACGATGGAAGAGGATACGAAGATATTCGTCCAGAAGTGCCTCGGATGCCAGGCCCACGCCAACAACACTCACTTGCCACCCAACACCCTGCATACAATAACCTCGCCTTGGTCATTCGCGCAGTGGGGTATGGATATTGTTGGCCCATTCCCA GTGCAAAAAGTCTGCTGGAAGTTGATATGTCGGTTCGGGCTCCCTCGTACAATCATTACTGATAACGGTCGGCAATTCATCGACAGAAAGCTGGCGGAGTTCTACACGAGTTTGGGCATTAAGCACGTCACCAGTTCGGTGGAACACCCTCAAACGAACAACCAGGTAGAATCTATGAATAAAACCATAGTAACCGAACTGAAGAAGCGGTTGGGCGAGAAGAAGGGAACATGGGTGGACGAACTTCCAGAGGTATTATGGGCTTACCGGTGCACACCGCACAGAACAACCGGCGAGAGCCCCTTCAATTTGACATATGGCACTGATGCTATGCTACTGGTCGAATTGGGAGAACCTTCGTTGCGACGCCAAGTGAACAACCTTCAACTGAATGAAGGAGAGCTTCGAGTGGAACTCGACTCCCTTGAAGAACTGAGAGACCGGGCAACATTACGAGCCGAAGCATGCAAACGCATGGTGGAGAGAAAATACAATTCCAAGGTCAGACCGAGAAACTTCCAGGAAGGCGATCTGGTGTGGAGGAAGACTGGGGAAGCCCGCCGAACGGCCACTCATGGACAACATGCAGCTAAATGGGAGGGCCCCTTCCGAGTAACCGAAGCGCTGGGAAATGGGGCTTACAGATTATTACAGGCAGACGGACGACCAATTCCAAACACGTGGAACGCCACTCATTTAAAgtcttattttagttaa